A DNA window from Moorella thermoacetica contains the following coding sequences:
- the mreD gene encoding rod shape-determining protein MreD, which translates to MMQFLGLLALGLGGLVLEATLLPALKLAEVKADLLTIVLTIYALFQGPSRGAVLGFGYGLLEDLYLGRYVGLNALSKMLTGYIIGLGKDRLNQDNWLVPGIMAFFAIICQGLLVLFLTLLAGFRFPLLAGLEAVILPMSFYNACLALLGYNLYQGGIKWATRKRRIGSPG; encoded by the coding sequence ATGATGCAGTTTCTGGGGTTACTGGCGCTGGGGCTGGGGGGACTGGTCCTGGAAGCAACCCTGCTACCGGCCCTTAAACTGGCAGAGGTCAAAGCCGACCTGTTAACCATCGTCCTGACCATCTATGCCCTGTTCCAGGGCCCTTCCCGGGGGGCAGTCCTGGGTTTTGGCTATGGGCTCCTGGAGGATTTATACCTGGGTAGATACGTAGGCCTGAACGCCCTGAGCAAGATGCTCACCGGTTATATCATCGGCCTGGGTAAAGACCGTCTCAACCAGGATAACTGGCTGGTGCCCGGTATCATGGCTTTTTTCGCCATTATCTGCCAGGGCCTTCTGGTTTTATTCCTAACCCTTTTGGCTGGTTTTCGTTTTCCTTTGCTGGCCGGCCTGGAGGCTGTTATCCTGCCAATGTCTTTTTATAACGCCTGCCTGGCACTGCTCGGTTATAATCTTTACCAGGGGGGGATAAAATGGGCAACCAGGAAAAGGAGAATTGGAAGCCCCGGTTAA
- the mrdA gene encoding penicillin-binding protein 2 yields MGNQEKENWKPRLNQRLKGFLAAIIFIFLLLSSRLFFLQIVNAQEFSKQSAENRIRINPIEARRGDILARGGEVLATSQVVYVITIRTMPNQDLDTVINNLANLLGDPELTPAAIKDLIKKNPYRYEPTEIKRIPANDPAAAALIARLEEHREEVPGVNIIEEPQRYYPNGPLAGHVLGYVGQITQEELDAHKEDNYSPNDKIGKSGIESFLEYSNVNGQEIGLRGKNGAEQVEVDALNRKVRDLVTLPPTPGDTVQLTIDFKLQQTLEKAMDQVIASTKKINPKAGGGAAVVLNVKTGAILALASKPDIDPNDFVNGNYAKKASYYNDPQLRPMFNRAIQGVYAPGSIFKPITAMAALDAGVVKPSDTIYDAGRYWKPGGITCWIPSGHGNVDLNRAMAVSCNTYFQWAGDLAGIGKIDDVGRQFGLGQPTGIIGLQGEARGVLPSPEWKKEINAPIWDRWLKNKEAEIEKKYAGLLAAASPEEKDKLLQQKENELKAVRAKYQINYNFDTAWQPYNTYNTSMGQGDNSYTVIQLANYIATLANGGTRWRPYLIEKVIGADGSLKKEYQPQVAGRVTVSQQAMAEVRRAMLEATQSREGTASFLFSDFPPNIKVGAKTGTAQSGPGGELNGTFVAFAPYDDPQIALAVVIEHAKHGGDSAGVVAREVLAQYFNLPDILNKPFNGVSVE; encoded by the coding sequence ATGGGCAACCAGGAAAAGGAGAATTGGAAGCCCCGGTTAAACCAGCGCCTCAAGGGCTTTCTGGCCGCCATAATCTTTATCTTCCTCCTGCTGAGCAGTCGCCTTTTCTTTCTCCAGATTGTTAACGCCCAGGAATTTAGCAAACAATCGGCAGAGAACCGTATTCGCATCAATCCCATCGAGGCCCGGCGGGGCGACATCCTGGCCAGGGGGGGCGAGGTCCTGGCTACCAGCCAGGTGGTTTATGTTATAACCATTCGTACTATGCCCAACCAGGATTTGGATACAGTCATCAATAATCTGGCGAACCTTCTGGGCGATCCGGAACTGACCCCGGCGGCCATCAAAGATTTGATTAAGAAAAACCCCTACCGCTATGAGCCTACAGAGATTAAAAGGATCCCGGCCAATGACCCCGCAGCCGCAGCCCTTATCGCCAGGCTGGAGGAACATCGCGAGGAGGTGCCAGGGGTTAATATCATTGAGGAACCCCAGCGATACTACCCCAACGGCCCCCTGGCCGGTCACGTCCTGGGCTATGTGGGTCAGATAACCCAGGAAGAGCTCGACGCCCACAAGGAAGATAATTACAGCCCCAATGATAAAATCGGGAAAAGCGGCATCGAGAGTTTCCTGGAGTATAGTAACGTAAATGGGCAGGAGATCGGCCTGCGGGGCAAGAATGGTGCCGAACAGGTAGAGGTTGACGCCCTTAACCGGAAGGTCCGTGACCTGGTAACCCTGCCCCCCACCCCGGGGGATACAGTCCAATTGACCATTGACTTCAAGCTCCAGCAAACCCTGGAGAAGGCCATGGATCAGGTCATCGCCAGTACTAAGAAGATAAATCCTAAAGCCGGTGGCGGTGCGGCCGTGGTCTTAAATGTCAAGACCGGGGCCATCCTGGCCCTGGCCAGCAAGCCCGATATCGACCCCAACGACTTTGTTAATGGTAACTACGCTAAAAAGGCGAGCTATTATAATGATCCGCAGTTAAGACCCATGTTTAATCGGGCCATCCAGGGAGTTTACGCACCCGGGTCAATTTTCAAGCCCATTACGGCTATGGCTGCCCTGGACGCCGGCGTGGTCAAACCTTCGGATACGATATACGACGCCGGTCGATACTGGAAACCAGGTGGTATCACCTGCTGGATACCTTCGGGCCACGGCAATGTAGACCTCAACCGGGCCATGGCTGTCTCCTGCAATACCTATTTCCAGTGGGCCGGCGATTTAGCCGGTATCGGCAAGATCGACGATGTGGGGCGGCAGTTCGGCCTGGGCCAGCCCACCGGTATTATCGGCCTCCAGGGCGAGGCCCGGGGCGTCCTCCCCTCACCGGAGTGGAAAAAGGAAATCAACGCCCCTATATGGGACCGGTGGTTAAAAAATAAAGAGGCCGAGATCGAAAAGAAGTATGCCGGGCTCCTTGCTGCGGCCAGCCCCGAGGAAAAGGATAAATTGTTGCAACAAAAGGAAAACGAACTCAAAGCAGTTAGGGCCAAGTACCAGATTAACTATAATTTTGACACCGCCTGGCAGCCCTATAACACCTATAATACCTCCATGGGCCAGGGCGACAACAGTTATACCGTCATTCAACTGGCCAACTATATAGCTACCCTGGCCAACGGCGGTACCCGCTGGCGGCCTTACTTGATTGAAAAAGTCATCGGCGCCGACGGTTCCCTGAAAAAAGAGTACCAGCCTCAGGTGGCTGGTAGGGTTACGGTTTCCCAGCAGGCCATGGCCGAGGTACGGCGGGCCATGCTGGAGGCGACCCAGTCCCGGGAGGGCACGGCGAGTTTTCTTTTCAGCGACTTCCCTCCAAATATCAAAGTGGGTGCCAAGACCGGGACGGCCCAGTCGGGACCCGGGGGTGAACTGAATGGTACCTTCGTGGCCTTCGCTCCCTATGACGACCCCCAGATAGCCCTGGCAGTAGTTATCGAGCACGCCAAGCACGGCGGCGATTCTGCCGGGGTAGTGGCCCGGGAGGTTCTCGCCCAGTATTTTAATCTTCCGGATATCTTAAATAAGCCGTTTAACGGCGTTTCGGTGGAATAA
- a CDS encoding rod shape-determining protein, whose translation MIFARDLGIDLGTANTLVHVRNKGIILREPSVVAIQRGTGNVMAVGEEAKRMIGRTPGNIVAIRPLKDGVIADFDVTQSMLRYFIEKAIPKGFLVRPRVVVGVPSGVTAVEERAVREAALQAGAKEAYLIEEPMAAAIGAGLPVYEPTGNMIVDIGGGTTEVAVISLGGIVTSRSIRIGGDEMDEAITQYIKRTYNLMIGERTAEEIKIELGAAYFGDTDEDRERQQRTYAVRGRDLVTGLPKTIEITATEVQEALSEPVAAILEAIKVCLERTPPELAADLMDRGIVLAGGGSLLWGLDRLVSQETGMPVNMAEDPLTAVAIGTGKVLENIEVLKRVLLPARRSG comes from the coding sequence ATGATCTTCGCCCGAGACCTCGGGATTGACCTTGGTACGGCCAATACCCTGGTTCACGTCCGCAATAAAGGTATCATCCTGCGAGAACCATCGGTGGTGGCCATCCAGCGGGGGACCGGCAATGTCATGGCCGTTGGCGAAGAAGCCAAGCGAATGATTGGCCGGACGCCGGGGAACATTGTTGCTATTCGTCCTTTGAAAGACGGCGTTATTGCTGATTTTGACGTTACCCAGAGTATGTTGCGTTACTTTATTGAGAAGGCCATACCCAAGGGTTTTCTGGTACGGCCCCGGGTGGTCGTGGGGGTCCCCTCGGGTGTGACGGCAGTAGAGGAACGGGCCGTCCGGGAAGCGGCTCTCCAGGCCGGGGCTAAGGAAGCCTACCTCATTGAAGAGCCTATGGCAGCGGCCATCGGTGCCGGTTTACCCGTCTATGAGCCTACGGGGAATATGATTGTGGACATCGGCGGTGGTACCACTGAGGTCGCCGTTATCTCCCTGGGGGGGATAGTGACCAGCCGTTCCATCCGCATCGGTGGCGATGAGATGGACGAGGCCATTACCCAGTATATTAAGCGCACTTACAACCTGATGATCGGTGAGCGGACGGCTGAAGAGATAAAGATTGAACTGGGTGCCGCTTACTTTGGGGATACCGATGAAGATCGGGAACGCCAGCAACGTACCTATGCCGTCCGGGGCCGGGACCTGGTAACCGGTTTACCCAAGACCATTGAGATTACGGCTACAGAGGTCCAGGAGGCCCTATCGGAGCCGGTGGCGGCCATTCTGGAGGCTATTAAAGTCTGCCTGGAGCGGACTCCCCCCGAGCTGGCAGCTGACCTCATGGACCGGGGTATTGTCCTGGCCGGTGGCGGGTCCCTACTTTGGGGTCTGGATCGCCTGGTCAGCCAGGAAACCGGTATGCCTGTCAATATGGCCGAAGATCCGTTGACAGCAGTGGCCATAGGTACGGGTAAGGTGCTGGAGAATATCGAGGTTTTGAAACGGGTGCTTTTACCGGCGCGGCGCTCGGGTTAG
- a CDS encoding bifunctional folylpolyglutamate synthase/dihydrofolate synthase: MNYQEALEFLRQLTKFGFNLGLGRIKELMRRVGSPQERLRFIHIGGTNGKGSVSAMVASILKAAGYRVGLFTSPHLHSYTERIQINGQNIPEERLAALLTWFKPLLTAMVADGYEHPTEFEVGTAVALKYFADEGVDLVVLEVGLGGAIDSTNVINTSLVSVITNVGMDHMQYLGNTIAEIARVKAGIIKPGGIVVTASRLPEALEVISTTCREKGATLYQVGRDVTWRERRVSLAGGEFDCRGLLATYEGLKVHLLGRHQLENAATAVAVIEAAVRHHGLKVTPDHLRQGLAAATWPARLEIIQREPMVIIDGAHNFDGAVSLRLALEEIFRYRRLILVLGMLADKEREKVVAVLAPLAAAVIVTRPNNPRAGNWQSLADSVRRYVGVVEVIEAIPAAVERALALAEPSDLICVTGSLYMVADAREWLKKFKKEESPGG, from the coding sequence GTGAACTACCAGGAAGCTCTTGAATTTTTGCGGCAACTAACCAAGTTTGGTTTTAACCTGGGCCTGGGGCGAATTAAGGAACTCATGCGCCGGGTCGGTTCGCCCCAGGAGCGCCTGCGCTTTATCCATATCGGTGGGACCAACGGCAAGGGCTCGGTCTCGGCCATGGTGGCCAGTATCCTTAAGGCGGCTGGCTACCGGGTGGGACTATTTACCTCTCCCCACCTTCATTCCTATACCGAACGGATCCAGATTAACGGTCAGAATATCCCTGAGGAACGCCTGGCAGCCCTCCTTACCTGGTTTAAACCACTTTTGACGGCTATGGTAGCCGACGGTTATGAACACCCGACGGAATTCGAAGTCGGCACTGCCGTAGCCCTGAAGTACTTTGCCGACGAAGGGGTAGACCTGGTAGTTCTGGAAGTAGGACTGGGTGGGGCCATTGATTCTACTAATGTGATTAATACTTCACTGGTGAGCGTTATAACAAATGTCGGCATGGACCACATGCAGTATTTGGGGAACACTATAGCTGAGATCGCCCGGGTCAAGGCCGGTATTATCAAACCCGGGGGGATTGTGGTTACTGCCTCGCGTTTGCCGGAAGCCCTGGAAGTTATCAGCACCACCTGCCGGGAAAAGGGGGCTACCCTTTACCAGGTAGGCCGGGATGTCACCTGGCGGGAACGACGGGTATCCCTGGCGGGAGGCGAATTTGATTGCCGGGGTTTGCTGGCTACCTATGAAGGCCTCAAGGTTCACCTCCTGGGGCGCCACCAGCTGGAGAATGCGGCCACGGCGGTGGCGGTAATCGAAGCAGCCGTCCGCCACCACGGGCTAAAGGTAACACCGGACCACCTGCGCCAGGGCCTGGCCGCCGCCACCTGGCCGGCGCGCCTGGAAATCATACAACGGGAACCAATGGTCATCATTGACGGCGCCCACAACTTTGATGGGGCCGTAAGTCTACGCCTGGCCCTGGAAGAGATTTTCCGCTATCGCCGCCTGATCCTGGTCCTGGGAATGCTGGCTGATAAAGAGCGGGAGAAAGTGGTGGCCGTACTGGCCCCCTTGGCGGCGGCCGTGATTGTCACCCGGCCCAATAACCCCCGGGCCGGGAACTGGCAGTCCCTGGCCGACAGCGTGAGACGTTATGTCGGCGTGGTGGAGGTTATCGAAGCCATTCCTGCGGCAGTCGAGAGGGCCCTGGCCCTTGCCGAGCCCTCCGACCTCATCTGTGTTACCGGTTCCTTGTACATGGTGGCAGACGCCAGGGAATGGCTGAAGAAGTTTAAAAAAGAGGAATCTCCAGGGGGGTAG
- a CDS encoding redox-sensing transcriptional repressor Rex, producing the protein MKEVRSHKGADQVKTLKIPEATITRLSVYSRYLAQVDRHGVTTISSGEIAEGVGVSPAQVRKDLAYFGEFGTRGVGYNVKDLYWHIIKILGLNTTWSVVIIGAGNLGTALSMYGGFRERGFKIVGIFDNAPHKIGYRLNGVEVYPMERLEEIIEREKAQIAIITVPAEHAQEVADQLARTSIQGILNFAPRVLNVPDHIELRNVDLSVNLEILTFNLAFRRAMKNGK; encoded by the coding sequence GTGAAAGAAGTACGGAGCCATAAGGGGGCAGACCAGGTGAAGACCTTAAAGATTCCCGAGGCGACCATTACCCGGTTATCAGTATATTCCCGTTACCTGGCCCAGGTCGACCGTCATGGGGTAACCACCATTTCCTCCGGTGAGATTGCCGAAGGGGTGGGTGTCAGCCCGGCCCAGGTCCGGAAAGACCTGGCCTACTTTGGCGAATTCGGTACCCGGGGCGTGGGCTACAATGTTAAAGACCTGTACTGGCATATAATCAAGATCCTGGGACTCAACACCACCTGGTCGGTGGTCATTATCGGCGCTGGTAACCTGGGTACGGCCCTTTCCATGTACGGTGGCTTTCGCGAGCGGGGCTTTAAAATCGTGGGTATCTTTGACAACGCCCCCCACAAGATCGGCTACCGCCTGAACGGGGTCGAGGTCTACCCCATGGAGCGTCTGGAAGAGATAATCGAACGGGAAAAGGCCCAGATCGCCATTATTACCGTCCCGGCGGAACATGCCCAGGAAGTAGCCGACCAGCTGGCCCGGACCAGCATCCAGGGAATCCTGAACTTCGCCCCGCGGGTACTGAACGTCCCCGATCACATTGAACTCCGGAACGTCGACCTTTCCGTAAATCTGGAGATACTGACCTTTAACCTGGCCTTTCGCCGGGCGATGAAGAACGGGAAATAA
- a CDS encoding valine--tRNA ligase produces MAILDKVYNPKAVEEKWYHYWSENGYFRGHLPAKGQPAFSIVMPPPNVTGSLHLGHALDNTLQDILTRWHRMRGDATLWIPGTDHAGIATQARVEEELAKEGLSKYDLGRDRFLERVWEWKHQYGDRITRQLRLLGSSCDWSRERFTMDEGCSRAVREVFVRLYEKGLIYRGSYIINWCPRCRTTISDIEVEHIEEAGHLWYIRYPFKDGSGSIVIATTRPETMLGDTAVAVNPSDERYRDVVGKTLVLPLINREIPVIADEYVDPAFGTGAVKITPAHDPNDFEVAARHNLPSITVIGKDAVMTEEAGPYAGMERYACRGQLVDDLKAQGFLVKVEEHTHAVGHCYRCGTTIEPLVSPQWFVRMAPLAEPAIQAAKEGRVRFVPERFTKIYLNWLENIRDWCISRQLWWGHRIPVWYCQQCGEEICSREDPEECPACGSTALEQDPDVLDTWFSSALWPFSTLGWPDRTPELEAFYPTSVLVTGRDIIFFWVARMLFMGLEFMGEVPFREVLIHGLVLDAQGRKMSKSLGNGVDPMEVIEKYGADTLRLMLVTGNTPGNDLRFHPERLEGTQNFANKIWNAARFALMNLEDYEPAPLERENLTLADRWILSRLNKLVLEVNACLEAYEIGEVARMLYEFFWGEFCDWYIELIKPRLYGENRRERQVAQEVLVTVLGKSLQLLHPFMPFITEEIWQHLPGERGSIMLSSWPRPVPQDEDEQAETAMGLVMAVIRAVRTLRSEMNVPPGRRAEVILVSGSPEDREILQRESVYLENLAAADRVQVVAALDRPPSRAATAVTSGVQIFLPLAGLIDLEKEQARLEKELQKARAELEKVEKKLARPDFRAKAPAAIVAKEEARAAELKSTITALTKRLSYLGS; encoded by the coding sequence TTGGCTATACTGGATAAGGTCTATAATCCTAAAGCCGTAGAAGAAAAGTGGTATCATTACTGGTCGGAAAACGGATACTTTCGTGGTCACCTGCCGGCAAAGGGCCAGCCGGCCTTCAGCATAGTCATGCCGCCACCCAATGTCACCGGGAGCCTGCACCTGGGCCATGCCCTGGATAATACCCTGCAGGACATCCTCACCCGCTGGCACCGGATGCGTGGTGACGCCACCCTGTGGATACCGGGCACCGACCATGCCGGTATAGCCACCCAGGCCCGGGTGGAAGAGGAACTTGCTAAGGAAGGCCTGAGCAAGTATGACCTGGGCCGGGACAGGTTCCTGGAGCGGGTCTGGGAATGGAAACATCAGTACGGCGACCGGATCACCAGACAGCTGCGGCTCCTGGGGTCCTCCTGCGACTGGAGCCGGGAGCGATTCACCATGGACGAAGGCTGTTCCCGGGCGGTGCGTGAAGTCTTTGTCCGCCTCTATGAAAAGGGCCTTATCTACCGGGGCAGTTACATCATCAACTGGTGTCCCCGCTGCCGGACCACCATTTCGGATATTGAAGTCGAGCATATAGAAGAGGCGGGCCATCTCTGGTATATCCGTTATCCCTTTAAGGACGGTAGCGGCAGCATTGTCATTGCCACTACCAGGCCGGAGACCATGCTGGGGGATACGGCGGTAGCCGTAAATCCCAGCGACGAGCGTTACCGGGATGTTGTGGGTAAAACCCTGGTTCTGCCCCTTATCAACCGGGAGATACCGGTTATCGCCGACGAGTATGTCGACCCCGCCTTCGGAACCGGCGCGGTTAAGATAACCCCGGCCCACGACCCCAATGACTTTGAAGTAGCCGCCCGGCATAACCTGCCGTCCATTACCGTTATTGGTAAAGACGCCGTCATGACAGAAGAAGCCGGTCCCTACGCCGGTATGGAGCGCTATGCCTGCCGCGGTCAGCTGGTAGACGACCTGAAGGCCCAGGGTTTCCTGGTCAAGGTGGAAGAACATACCCATGCCGTCGGCCACTGTTACCGTTGCGGGACGACCATTGAACCTCTGGTTTCACCCCAGTGGTTTGTCCGTATGGCGCCCCTGGCCGAGCCGGCCATCCAGGCGGCTAAAGAAGGCCGGGTACGCTTTGTGCCCGAGCGTTTTACTAAGATTTACCTCAACTGGCTGGAGAACATTCGCGATTGGTGTATCTCCCGCCAGCTCTGGTGGGGCCATCGCATCCCCGTTTGGTATTGCCAGCAGTGCGGCGAGGAGATCTGCAGCCGGGAAGACCCCGAAGAATGCCCGGCCTGCGGCAGCACCGCCCTCGAACAGGATCCCGATGTCCTGGATACATGGTTTAGCTCCGCCCTGTGGCCCTTCTCCACCCTTGGCTGGCCGGATAGGACGCCGGAACTGGAGGCCTTTTATCCAACTTCGGTCCTGGTAACCGGCCGCGATATCATCTTTTTCTGGGTGGCCAGGATGCTCTTCATGGGCCTGGAATTCATGGGGGAGGTACCCTTCCGGGAGGTCCTCATCCACGGCCTCGTCCTGGACGCCCAGGGGCGGAAAATGAGCAAGTCCCTGGGTAACGGCGTCGATCCCATGGAGGTGATCGAAAAATACGGGGCTGACACCCTGCGCCTGATGCTGGTGACCGGCAACACGCCGGGGAACGATCTGCGTTTCCATCCCGAACGCCTGGAAGGCACCCAGAACTTTGCCAATAAGATCTGGAACGCTGCCCGTTTTGCCCTCATGAACCTGGAGGACTACGAACCGGCGCCATTAGAGCGAGAGAACTTAACCCTGGCTGACCGCTGGATCCTCAGTCGTTTAAATAAACTGGTCCTGGAGGTAAACGCCTGCCTGGAGGCCTATGAAATCGGCGAGGTCGCCAGGATGCTCTATGAATTCTTCTGGGGTGAATTCTGCGACTGGTATATTGAGTTAATCAAACCGCGGCTCTACGGAGAGAACCGCCGGGAGCGGCAGGTTGCCCAGGAGGTGCTGGTAACGGTCCTGGGCAAGAGTCTACAGCTCCTCCATCCCTTTATGCCCTTTATTACCGAGGAGATCTGGCAGCACCTACCCGGCGAGCGGGGAAGTATCATGCTCAGTTCCTGGCCCCGGCCTGTACCGCAGGATGAAGACGAACAAGCCGAGACTGCCATGGGCCTGGTTATGGCCGTCATCCGGGCCGTCCGTACCCTGCGCAGCGAAATGAATGTGCCCCCCGGCCGGCGGGCGGAAGTCATCCTGGTTAGCGGGTCCCCGGAAGACAGGGAAATTTTGCAGCGGGAATCGGTTTACCTGGAGAACCTGGCTGCGGCTGACAGGGTCCAGGTGGTAGCGGCCCTGGATCGACCTCCTTCGCGGGCAGCGACGGCTGTTACCAGCGGGGTGCAGATCTTTTTGCCCCTGGCCGGCCTTATTGACCTGGAGAAAGAACAGGCCCGCCTGGAAAAGGAACTGCAAAAGGCTAGGGCCGAGTTGGAAAAGGTTGAGAAAAAACTGGCCCGGCCTGATTTCCGGGCCAAGGCCCCGGCAGCCATTGTAGCCAAGGAAGAGGCCCGGGCAGCAGAATTAAAATCTACCATAACGGCTCTCACCAAACGTCTGAGCTATCTGGGGAGTTAG
- a CDS encoding Maf family protein, with product MSKLVLASASPRRRELLARLGLPFTIQPSRIDESVYRHLPPAARVEALALAKARAMAAGLTDALVLGADTLVVCEGRVLGKPDSPAAAARMLAFLSGRTHTVYTGVAVVQAPRGPEGVTHARTAVTFRHLTPDQIEAYVATGEPLDKAGAYGIQGRGALLVAGIEGDYFNVVGLPLVQVEELLAIFGVDVWGRV from the coding sequence ATGAGCAAACTTGTTCTGGCTTCGGCATCCCCGCGGCGGCGGGAACTCCTGGCCAGGCTAGGGTTACCCTTCACCATCCAGCCCAGCCGGATTGATGAGAGCGTTTACCGGCATCTGCCCCCGGCGGCCAGGGTAGAAGCCCTGGCCCTGGCTAAGGCCCGGGCGATGGCCGCCGGTCTCACTGACGCCCTGGTCCTGGGGGCTGATACGTTGGTGGTGTGCGAGGGGCGGGTTTTGGGCAAACCGGATTCCCCCGCTGCTGCTGCCAGGATGCTGGCCTTCTTGAGCGGGCGCACCCATACCGTCTATACCGGGGTCGCGGTCGTCCAGGCCCCCAGGGGTCCGGAAGGGGTTACCCACGCCAGGACCGCGGTGACCTTTCGTCACCTGACGCCGGACCAGATCGAAGCCTATGTAGCCACCGGCGAACCCCTGGATAAAGCCGGCGCCTACGGCATCCAGGGTCGCGGGGCCCTGTTGGTGGCCGGGATTGAAGGCGATTATTTCAATGTCGTCGGCCTGCCCCTGGTGCAGGTGGAGGAACTGCTGGCTATATTTGGAGTTGATGTATGGGGGAGAGTATAG
- the mreC gene encoding rod shape-determining protein MreC has translation MSRRWRKLVAPLILVLAAAGLVVVMRWSAQERSHLTILEGSLRDVLAPAERGITLVVSKGMGLLAAIKDYGRLQAENQALKQQVADLKAATVQMEEYRQENSRLRALLNYKTTYQQAFDFVVAPVIARNPNNWYHTLILGLGSRDGLQKDQVVVTSQGVVGRIIAVTPRTAEVLLILDREGAIGGMIQANRTPGIVEGSPDYRGYLQMVHVPRDAQIMPNQVVITSGLGGVFPRGLLLGTVIKTLPEPDGLTQRAIIAPAVDFDRLEEVLVITRIKGGINDAVSGVTGAGAGGTGPGSNPATGP, from the coding sequence TTGAGCCGTCGGTGGCGGAAGCTCGTTGCCCCGCTGATCCTGGTGCTGGCGGCAGCCGGCCTGGTAGTAGTTATGCGCTGGTCGGCCCAGGAGAGGAGCCATTTAACCATTCTCGAAGGTAGCCTGCGGGATGTCCTGGCACCGGCCGAGAGGGGTATAACCCTGGTAGTTAGCAAGGGTATGGGTTTGCTGGCGGCCATCAAGGACTACGGCCGCCTCCAGGCCGAGAACCAGGCTTTGAAGCAGCAGGTAGCTGATTTAAAAGCAGCCACGGTGCAAATGGAAGAGTACCGCCAGGAGAATAGTCGCCTGCGGGCTCTTCTTAATTATAAAACCACTTACCAGCAAGCCTTCGATTTCGTGGTGGCCCCGGTTATCGCCCGTAACCCTAATAACTGGTATCATACCCTTATCCTGGGCCTGGGGTCGAGGGATGGTTTACAGAAAGACCAGGTGGTGGTGACCTCCCAGGGGGTAGTGGGTAGGATTATCGCCGTTACACCCAGGACGGCGGAGGTCCTGTTGATCCTGGATCGGGAAGGGGCCATCGGTGGTATGATTCAAGCTAATAGAACCCCGGGTATAGTAGAGGGCAGCCCGGATTACCGGGGTTATCTGCAAATGGTCCATGTACCCCGCGACGCCCAGATAATGCCCAATCAGGTGGTCATTACCTCCGGCCTGGGGGGTGTTTTTCCCCGGGGCCTGTTACTGGGGACGGTAATTAAAACCCTGCCCGAACCGGACGGCCTGACGCAACGGGCCATCATCGCCCCGGCGGTAGATTTCGATCGCCTGGAGGAGGTCCTGGTCATTACCCGGATCAAAGGGGGCATTAATGATGCAGTTTCTGGGGTTACTGGCGCTGGGGCTGGGGGGACTGGTCCTGGAAGCAACCCTGCTACCGGCCCTTAA
- the radC gene encoding RadC family protein → MTGGQGVTIKELPAELRPRERLLAAGVQALSNAELLAILLRTGTRTESALDVARRLLSGPDGLQFLAGATLEELQQQKGIGLAKAAELKAALELGRRLAAFTLSRTVIRNPRDVAGLLLDEMRYLDRENFRTVSLNTKNQVLGIDNVSVGSLNSSLAHPREVFKDPIRRSAAAIILAHNHPSGDPTPSQEDIMVTRRLVEAGHILGIEVLDHLIIGDGRFTSLKERNLL, encoded by the coding sequence ATGACCGGAGGACAAGGGGTTACTATTAAAGAACTGCCGGCCGAACTGCGGCCCCGGGAGCGACTCCTGGCCGCCGGGGTCCAGGCCCTCTCCAACGCCGAACTCCTGGCCATCCTCCTGCGGACGGGTACCAGGACGGAATCGGCTCTGGACGTGGCCCGCCGGCTCCTTTCCGGGCCCGACGGTCTCCAATTCCTGGCCGGGGCCACCCTGGAAGAACTGCAGCAGCAAAAAGGGATAGGCCTGGCCAAGGCAGCGGAGCTCAAGGCCGCCCTGGAACTGGGCCGGCGCTTGGCCGCCTTCACCCTCAGCCGGACCGTTATCAGGAATCCCCGGGATGTGGCAGGCCTGCTCCTTGATGAGATGCGCTACCTGGACCGGGAGAATTTTCGCACCGTTTCCCTGAACACTAAAAACCAGGTCCTGGGGATCGACAACGTCTCGGTGGGGAGCCTGAATTCCTCCCTGGCCCATCCCCGGGAGGTCTTTAAAGACCCCATCCGCCGCAGCGCAGCGGCCATCATCCTGGCCCACAATCACCCCAGCGGCGACCCCACCCCCAGCCAGGAGGACATTATGGTAACCCGGCGCCTGGTGGAGGCCGGCCACATCCTGGGTATTGAAGTCCTGGATCACTTAATTATCGGTGACGGACGTTTTACCAGCCTGAAGGAACGAAATTTACTTTAG